Proteins encoded together in one Rhinoraja longicauda isolate Sanriku21f unplaced genomic scaffold, sRhiLon1.1 Scf001302, whole genome shotgun sequence window:
- the LOC144591641 gene encoding methyltransferase-like protein 27 isoform X3, translating into MNKDGVNVAAATKNLLTLYSDMDTEEKVNFYNSWAENYEKDVSVMDYQAPSHGVETLNSVYSEDRSSALVLDVPCGTGMVAELMQKLGFKNFHGMDGSEEMLKISESKGMYQKLMHCLITADKQLPVKEGTYDVVMVVGGILQQHLPWEILPELLRITKTENLHVL; encoded by the exons ATGAATAAGGATGGAGTCAATGTGGCTGCTGCTACCAAGAACCTCCTCACATTATACAGTGACATGGACACAGAAGAGAAAGTTAATTTTTACAACTCTTGGGCAGAGAACTATGAAAAG GACGTAAGTGTGATGGATTACCAAGCTCCCAGTCATGGTGTGGAAACCCTCAATTCAGTATATTCGGAAGATCGAAGCAGTGCGCTGGTTTTGGATGTGCCCTGTGGAACAGGAATGGTGGCGGAGCTG ATGCAGAAACTGGGCTTCAAGAACTTCCATGGAATGGATGGCAGTGAAGAAATGCTGAAGATATCTGAATCCAAAGGAATGTACCAGAAGCTGATGCACTGTCTGATAACTGCGGATAAACAGCTGCCCGTAAAAGAAG GTACCTACGATGTTGTGATGGTTGTTGGTGGAATACTCCAGCAACATCTGCCATGGGAAATCCTTCCAGAATTGCTGAGAATCACCAAAACAG AAAATCTACACGTTCTGTAA
- the LOC144591641 gene encoding methyltransferase-like protein 27 isoform X1, giving the protein MNKDGVNVAAATKNLLTLYSDMDTEEKVNFYNSWAENYEKDVSVMDYQAPSHGVETLNSVYSEDRSSALVLDVPCGTGMVAELMQKLGFKNFHGMDGSEEMLKISESKGMYQKLMHCLITADKQLPVKEGTYDVVMVVGGILQQHLPWEILPELLRITKTDHIGFPPAASVSHIPNLTSKGYWATVIYLNVG; this is encoded by the exons ATGAATAAGGATGGAGTCAATGTGGCTGCTGCTACCAAGAACCTCCTCACATTATACAGTGACATGGACACAGAAGAGAAAGTTAATTTTTACAACTCTTGGGCAGAGAACTATGAAAAG GACGTAAGTGTGATGGATTACCAAGCTCCCAGTCATGGTGTGGAAACCCTCAATTCAGTATATTCGGAAGATCGAAGCAGTGCGCTGGTTTTGGATGTGCCCTGTGGAACAGGAATGGTGGCGGAGCTG ATGCAGAAACTGGGCTTCAAGAACTTCCATGGAATGGATGGCAGTGAAGAAATGCTGAAGATATCTGAATCCAAAGGAATGTACCAGAAGCTGATGCACTGTCTGATAACTGCGGATAAACAGCTGCCCGTAAAAGAAG GTACCTACGATGTTGTGATGGTTGTTGGTGGAATACTCCAGCAACATCTGCCATGGGAAATCCTTCCAGAATTGCTGAGAATCACCAAAACAG ACCATATTGGTTTCCCACCAGCTGCTTCAGTTTCTCACATCCCAAATCTCACGTCGAAGGGTTACTGGGCTACTGTAATTTACCTCAATGTAGGTTAA
- the LOC144591641 gene encoding methyltransferase-like protein 27 isoform X2: MNKDGVNVAAATKNLLTLYSDMDTEEKVNFYNSWAENYEKDVSVMDYQAPSHGVETLNSVYSEDRSSALVLDVPCGTGMVAELMQKLGFKNFHGMDGSEEMLKISESKGMYQKLMHCLITADKQLPVKEGTYDVVMVVGGILQQHLPWEILPELLRITKTGQYKVQKGQK, from the exons ATGAATAAGGATGGAGTCAATGTGGCTGCTGCTACCAAGAACCTCCTCACATTATACAGTGACATGGACACAGAAGAGAAAGTTAATTTTTACAACTCTTGGGCAGAGAACTATGAAAAG GACGTAAGTGTGATGGATTACCAAGCTCCCAGTCATGGTGTGGAAACCCTCAATTCAGTATATTCGGAAGATCGAAGCAGTGCGCTGGTTTTGGATGTGCCCTGTGGAACAGGAATGGTGGCGGAGCTG ATGCAGAAACTGGGCTTCAAGAACTTCCATGGAATGGATGGCAGTGAAGAAATGCTGAAGATATCTGAATCCAAAGGAATGTACCAGAAGCTGATGCACTGTCTGATAACTGCGGATAAACAGCTGCCCGTAAAAGAAG GTACCTACGATGTTGTGATGGTTGTTGGTGGAATACTCCAGCAACATCTGCCATGGGAAATCCTTCCAGAATTGCTGAGAATCACCAAAACAGGTCAGTACAAAGTTCAGAAAgggcagaagtaa